A genomic segment from Desulfovibrio sp. encodes:
- a CDS encoding LarC family nickel insertion protein, which yields MNILYYDCFSGISGDMNMAAMIDLGVDPQYLKAELDKLGLGAEFELKVSVCACGGIKGTQVHVCQGSEPHHTQEHVVANSAHHGHPHAHRRNLAAIETIIMSSGLQPEVKQTSLRIFGLIAQAEAKVHGKPVSEVHFHEVGATDSIVDIVGAAVCFHALRVDAVWASPLELGSGFIQCAHGTMPVPAPATAEILHGLPTTRGGTDHEATTPTGAAIIAALANRFTSTPAMSTCKTGYGIGHRPSSRPNMLRVHIASDDCPSHL from the coding sequence ATGAACATACTCTATTATGATTGTTTTTCCGGCATCAGCGGCGACATGAACATGGCAGCCATGATTGATCTGGGCGTCGACCCGCAATACCTGAAGGCAGAGCTGGACAAGCTTGGCCTGGGCGCAGAATTCGAACTGAAGGTCTCTGTCTGCGCCTGCGGCGGCATTAAAGGCACGCAGGTACATGTTTGTCAGGGCAGCGAGCCGCACCACACGCAGGAGCACGTTGTCGCTAACTCCGCACATCATGGGCACCCCCACGCCCATCGCAGAAACCTTGCTGCCATCGAAACCATTATCATGTCCAGCGGCCTGCAGCCGGAAGTAAAGCAGACAAGCCTGCGCATCTTTGGCCTTATAGCGCAGGCAGAGGCCAAGGTTCACGGCAAGCCCGTCAGCGAGGTGCACTTTCACGAGGTAGGCGCAACAGATTCCATTGTGGATATCGTGGGCGCGGCTGTCTGTTTTCACGCTCTGCGTGTGGACGCAGTTTGGGCCTCACCCCTCGAGCTGGGCAGCGGTTTTATCCAATGCGCCCATGGCACCATGCCTGTACCGGCTCCGGCAACGGCAGAGATTCTCCACGGGTTGCCCACAACCAGGGGCGGAACAGACCACGAGGCGACAACCCCAACGGGCGCGGCGATTATAGCGGCGCTGGCCAACCGTTTTACTTCAACACCAGCCATGTCCACCTGCAAGACTGGTTATGGCATAGGGCATCGCCCATCCAGCCGCCCCAACATGTTGCGGGTGCACATTGCAAGCGACGACTGCCCTTCCCATCTGTAG
- the larB gene encoding nickel pincer cofactor biosynthesis protein LarB translates to MTTDTLQDMLAAVKNGELSVAEGMNALRDLPFRDLGHTKFDFHRALRNGFPEVVYGEGKTPEQVAELFCLSGAQGNILATRVSPEMASHVQSSCPDAEYSHLGRTLTLARHPRVWKQGEVAIVTAGTSDLPVAEEARVTCDILGCKARIISDVGVAGIHRLLTCLPEIRSARVVIVVAGMEGALASVVGGLIPQPVIAVPTSVGYGASFAGLSALLGMLTSCASGVTVVNIDNGFGAACAACRIASA, encoded by the coding sequence ATGACAACCGACACATTGCAAGACATGCTGGCAGCCGTTAAAAACGGCGAACTCTCCGTCGCCGAGGGCATGAATGCTCTGCGGGATTTACCCTTTCGGGATTTGGGGCATACAAAGTTCGATTTTCACCGCGCGCTGCGGAACGGATTTCCCGAGGTGGTGTACGGCGAGGGCAAAACGCCGGAACAGGTGGCCGAACTATTTTGCCTGTCGGGAGCGCAAGGCAACATCCTTGCCACGCGCGTTTCGCCCGAAATGGCCAGTCATGTCCAATCCTCATGCCCAGATGCTGAGTATAGCCATCTGGGGCGCACCCTGACATTGGCCCGACACCCCCGGGTTTGGAAGCAGGGCGAGGTAGCCATTGTCACGGCTGGCACATCCGACCTGCCCGTTGCGGAAGAGGCGCGCGTTACCTGCGACATATTGGGATGCAAGGCCCGCATAATTTCCGATGTCGGCGTCGCGGGCATTCACCGCCTGTTAACGTGCCTGCCCGAGATCCGCTCTGCACGGGTTGTCATTGTAGTTGCGGGTATGGAGGGAGCTCTGGCAAGTGTTGTGGGCGGCCTGATACCACAGCCGGTTATTGCAGTTCCTACATCTGTGGGGTACGGAGCCTCCTTTGCGGGACTTTCAGCCCTGCTTGGCATGCTCACCTCCTGCGCAAGCGGCGTAACCGTGGTGAACATAGACAATGGCTTTGGAGCCGCCTGCGCCGCCTGCAGAATAGCCAGTGCGTAA